From the Paeniglutamicibacter kerguelensis genome, the window TCGGTAGCTACGACGAAAACGTCCTGGTCCGGTGCGAAAGGTTGTTGCACGATACCGCCAAGACAATTCAATTCGGCATGTGAGAAATACTGACGATCCTGGACCTGGCGGTTCCGTCCGCTAGCTACGATTTTTCCGTCGCAAACGAGGACCGCCCCAAAGGGCATGCCTCCTTCAGCGACGCTGGCCGCTGCTTCTTGCAATGCTCTGTCGAGGTATGCGTGGTAGGTCAATGGTTATCCTTTCAGTATCCGTTGAGCAACGGGATCCGGGCATGGGCAGGGGCGATTGGATGCAACTAATGCGGTGGACCAGATCAGGATGCGGGATCCGACACTGTGGCATTCGTGGCTGACTGGGCGGCAAGGCCGTGCTTGGGATGCCTGGCGAGATAGGGATACAGAGCAAAGGCCGCGCCCGCTCCAATGAACCAGGAGAAGGGCGCGATGACGCTGAACATCGGTACTAAAGCTGCACTCACGGAGAACGCGGCGGCGACCGCCAGAGTTTTCACTGCGGTCAAATTAAAGCCTTTGGTGTACCAATAGGCGGCCGTTGGGCTATCGGTGTAGAGCGCAGAAGTGTCAATGTGCTGTTTCCTGACGCGGTAGAAGTCGGCCATGAGGATCCCGAAGAGAGGTCCGATGAGAGCGCCGAGCGTACCAAGGGTGTATTGGATCATGTCCGGGTTGCTGTAGAGGTTCCAGGGCATGACGACGATGGCGAGTATCGAGGCGATGATTCCGCCCTTGCGGAAGTTGATCTTGCTCGGAATGAAGTTGGCCAAATCAAATGCAGCCGAAATGAAGTTTGCGACAATGTTGGTGGCCACCGTAGAGATGGCAAATGTCAGGACGCCTAGCAACACCGCAGTGGTGTGGTCGATCCGCGCAACAAGGTGAACCGGGTCCATGATCATTTCACCGAATACCTCGAAGCCACCTGACGTGGTGACGACGGTGACGAGGGCGAAAATCATCAGATTCACGGGCAGTCCGAGGAAGTTGCCGCGTTTCATGCTCTTGGGCGACTTCAGCAATCTGGAGAAGTCCGCAAAGTTCAAGGTTGTCCCCGCAAAGTACGATACGACCAGGGCCACGGCGGTGATGAACATTCCCCACATCTGGC encodes:
- a CDS encoding NCS1 family nucleobase:cation symporter-1, with the translated sequence MSLEQNTEQGDPTSNQHFSPRLSNEDLLPVKTKTWGTYSLFSMWMSNVHSVAGYVFAASLFALGIPGWQVLIALLLGIGLTNFFVNKVGKIGQTYGIPFAVSCRPSFGVLGANIPGIIKAVIATCWYGIQTWVASTAIVVALLRFFPNLTPLTEDSFLGLSTLGWIAFLVLWAIQFIVFYRGIETVRRFCDWAGPGVYVVMFLLAGWIVMKAGPGNISFTLSSEQLTGGQMWGMFITAVALVVSYFAGTTLNFADFSRLLKSPKSMKRGNFLGLPVNLMIFALVTVVTTSGGFEVFGEMIMDPVHLVARIDHTTAVLLGVLTFAISTVATNIVANFISAAFDLANFIPSKINFRKGGIIASILAIVVMPWNLYSNPDMIQYTLGTLGALIGPLFGILMADFYRVRKQHIDTSALYTDSPTAAYWYTKGFNLTAVKTLAVAAAFSVSAALVPMFSVIAPFSWFIGAGAAFALYPYLARHPKHGLAAQSATNATVSDPAS